A genomic window from Dermacentor silvarum isolate Dsil-2018 chromosome 9, BIME_Dsil_1.4, whole genome shotgun sequence includes:
- the LOC119465301 gene encoding uncharacterized protein LOC119465301 isoform X1: MGLSLHQPTYNSGRLFPMKLLQTLCLLSVATLLRSAATPKRLNPYDDRCSVRFSESKAEDCASVGYYFDRQSKLCKRTCTDDAPFESSSKCSRRCRSVVVCFIPRRPHSCGDVPTVTVYYFDINKGRCLAERGCTYNGNNFPTLGECERTCGVKPGEETTGTQFGARDNQTWNQQHQGPYTNQRTPPVIPTLSNATPGGYPTEVAVSSQDSRCRYQVQATILKNCSTAKYYFDHGSSVCKSTCNAEAPFKTGWECSWICRSVINCFIQRPAVPCARRQRTTIYYFDLFKGMCLPQQGCTYRGNNFPTLQECERTCGVYTGTKQEAQVRRQTGYVVPSTIQPSKPLMGVPNGVTEYTGARQPSNAVQIIRGDVSSVRGSTGGTGPAETIGAEVGHSNSVANPAIDNAAGRQHNNTPTESGAGHGISAPYPTGITNTPLENGERVTHSTHTTDSTTSHEPDLRNPVGVPGSTVGNVAEAGHHRGLVGSKEGRRTEHGRSYVASHAPNGNVARVGVSSGATGTTASSLTGKVYPHVMGQSTGSGAPLATYPLGLTDKQILKGAATVQEIFSAIQEFIGALPFNSLRTRNSRRTRRQDDNNDTARHMLRSGNAA, encoded by the exons ATGACAGGTGCAGTGTCCGTTTCTCTGAGTCCAAAGCAGAAGACTGCGCTTCGGTGGGGTATTACTTTGACAGACAATCCAAGCTTTGCAAGCGCACTTGTACCGACGACGCGCCATTTGAATCAAGTTCAAAATGCAGCAGGAGATGCAGAAGTG ttgtcgtctgcttcattcCACGGCGTCCTCATAGCTGTGGCGATGTTCCAACGGTCACTGTGTACTATTTTGACATCAATAAAGGACGCTGTCTTGCCGAGAGAGGATGCACATACAACGGAAACAACTTTCCTACTTTAGGGGAGTGCGAACGCACTTGCGGTGTAA AACCTGGAGAAGAAACAACTGGTACCCAATTCGGCGCAAGAGACAACCAAACGTGGAACCAGCAGCATCAAGGGCCTTACACGAATCAGAGAACTCCTCCGGTCATCCCTACATTAAGTAATGCAACACCAGGCGGATACCCGACGGAAGTCGCTGTTTCTTCCCAAG ATTCCAGGTGCCGCTATCAGGTACAAGCGACCATACTAAAGAACTGCAGTACAGCGAAGTATTACTTCGACCATGGATCGAGTGTCTGCAAGAGTACTTGTAACGCGGAGGCACCATTCAAAACAGGATGGGAATGCAGCTGGATATGCAGAAGCG tgATCAACTGCTTTATTCAGCGGCCTGCCGTACCGTGCGCTCGTCGTCAAAGAACCACCATTTACTACTTCGACCTATTCAAGGGAATGTGCCTTCCGCAGCAGGGATGCACATACAGAGGGAATAATTTTCCCACATTGCAAGAGTGTGAACGCACGTGCGGTGTAT ACACAGGGACGAAGCAGGAAGCACAAGTGCGCAGACAGACCGGTTACGTCGTACCAAGCACTATCCAGCCGTCAAAGCCCTTAATGGGAGTGCCGAATGGTGTTACAGAATATACAGGTGCCCGACAACCAAGCAATGCTGTACAAATTATTCGAGGCGATGTATCAAGTGTTCGGGGAAGTACAGGTGGCACGGGTCCTGCAGAAACGATCGGAGCAGAAGTAGGGCATTCTAATTCTGTAGCGAATCCGGCTATAGACAACGCTGCTGGAAGACAACATAACAATACGCCAACGGAGTCCGGCGCAGGCCACGGAATATCAGCCCCTTATCCTACTGGTATTACAAATACTCCGCTAGAGAACGGAGAAAGAGTGACTCACTCAACTCATACAACGGACTCGACAACAAGCCACGAACCTGATTTGCGAAACCCAGTAGGTGTTCCAGGTTCTACAGTAGGCAATGTGGCAGAAGCAGGACACCACAGAGGTTTGGTGGGTTCTAAAGAAGGCCGCAGAACAGAACACGGACGCTCCTATGTTGCGTCACATGCCCCAAATGGAAACGTAGCACGAGTGGGAGTGAGTTCTGGTGCCACAGGTACTACAGCATCTAGCCTGACTGGTAAAGTGTACCCACATGTTATGGGGCAGTCCACAGGAAGTGGTGCGCCCTTGGCTACATACCCTCTCGGGCTGACAGATAAGCAAATACTGAAAGGAGCAGCAACGGTGCAAGAAATTTTTTCAGCGATTCAGGAATTCATTGGCGCACTGCCGTTCAATTCCCTGCGTACAAGGAACTCGCGGCGGACAAGGCGCCAGGACGACAATAATGACACAGCACGACACATGCTCAG ATCGGGGAATGCTGCGTGA
- the LOC119465301 gene encoding uncharacterized protein LOC119465301 isoform X2, with amino-acid sequence MQHQADTRRKSLFLPKELGMQLVSQITHRAPALLLKTPLESLAQQGRHEAGVEYPTGITGSTAAGTEVRNSTSNIYYRTDSRCRYQVQATILKNCSTAKYYFDHGSSVCKSTCNAEAPFKTGWECSWICRSVINCFIQRPAVPCARRQRTTIYYFDLFKGMCLPQQGCTYRGNNFPTLQECERTCGVYTGTKQEAQVRRQTGYVVPSTIQPSKPLMGVPNGVTEYTGARQPSNAVQIIRGDVSSVRGSTGGTGPAETIGAEVGHSNSVANPAIDNAAGRQHNNTPTESGAGHGISAPYPTGITNTPLENGERVTHSTHTTDSTTSHEPDLRNPVGVPGSTVGNVAEAGHHRGLVGSKEGRRTEHGRSYVASHAPNGNVARVGVSSGATGTTASSLTGKVYPHVMGQSTGSGAPLATYPLGLTDKQILKGAATVQEIFSAIQEFIGALPFNSLRTRNSRRTRRQDDNNDTARHMLRSGNAA; translated from the exons ATGCAACACCAGGCGGATACCCGACGGAAGTCGCTGTTTCTTCCCAAG GAGTTGGGCATGCAGCTGGTGTCACAAATTACTCACCGGGCCCCGGCGCTGTTACTGAAAACACCGCTGGAGTCACTGGCTCAACAGGGACGCCATGAAGCGGGAGTCGAATATCCTACAGGCATCACAGGTTCCACGGCAGCTGGCACAGAAGTCCGAAACTCCACGAGTAACATATATTACAGAACCG ATTCCAGGTGCCGCTATCAGGTACAAGCGACCATACTAAAGAACTGCAGTACAGCGAAGTATTACTTCGACCATGGATCGAGTGTCTGCAAGAGTACTTGTAACGCGGAGGCACCATTCAAAACAGGATGGGAATGCAGCTGGATATGCAGAAGCG tgATCAACTGCTTTATTCAGCGGCCTGCCGTACCGTGCGCTCGTCGTCAAAGAACCACCATTTACTACTTCGACCTATTCAAGGGAATGTGCCTTCCGCAGCAGGGATGCACATACAGAGGGAATAATTTTCCCACATTGCAAGAGTGTGAACGCACGTGCGGTGTAT ACACAGGGACGAAGCAGGAAGCACAAGTGCGCAGACAGACCGGTTACGTCGTACCAAGCACTATCCAGCCGTCAAAGCCCTTAATGGGAGTGCCGAATGGTGTTACAGAATATACAGGTGCCCGACAACCAAGCAATGCTGTACAAATTATTCGAGGCGATGTATCAAGTGTTCGGGGAAGTACAGGTGGCACGGGTCCTGCAGAAACGATCGGAGCAGAAGTAGGGCATTCTAATTCTGTAGCGAATCCGGCTATAGACAACGCTGCTGGAAGACAACATAACAATACGCCAACGGAGTCCGGCGCAGGCCACGGAATATCAGCCCCTTATCCTACTGGTATTACAAATACTCCGCTAGAGAACGGAGAAAGAGTGACTCACTCAACTCATACAACGGACTCGACAACAAGCCACGAACCTGATTTGCGAAACCCAGTAGGTGTTCCAGGTTCTACAGTAGGCAATGTGGCAGAAGCAGGACACCACAGAGGTTTGGTGGGTTCTAAAGAAGGCCGCAGAACAGAACACGGACGCTCCTATGTTGCGTCACATGCCCCAAATGGAAACGTAGCACGAGTGGGAGTGAGTTCTGGTGCCACAGGTACTACAGCATCTAGCCTGACTGGTAAAGTGTACCCACATGTTATGGGGCAGTCCACAGGAAGTGGTGCGCCCTTGGCTACATACCCTCTCGGGCTGACAGATAAGCAAATACTGAAAGGAGCAGCAACGGTGCAAGAAATTTTTTCAGCGATTCAGGAATTCATTGGCGCACTGCCGTTCAATTCCCTGCGTACAAGGAACTCGCGGCGGACAAGGCGCCAGGACGACAATAATGACACAGCACGACACATGCTCAG ATCGGGGAATGCTGCGTGA